A genomic region of Methanothermobacter sp. CaT2 contains the following coding sequences:
- a CDS encoding aldo/keto reductase, producing the protein MIRRKLGSTDIEASILGIGVMRFPEVNGRLDRPAADRIMAFALDNGINYIDTGYTYHGGESEVFIGEFLSENYYPDVYVATKLPTWLVRNRRDMESYMDEQIERLGGKLDIYLLHNLKMDFWLTLRNMGVLEFLDSLRDDGIYVGFSFHDTADVFFDIFEAYDWDLVQVQHNIVDDEQANPATISHARCKGAGTVIMEPLRGGSLVRNIPPEVMEIYEMAEPPRKPVEWCLRYLWDMDDVDVVLSGMSSISEVRENIRIASSTEELTDEDHAILREVRRAYRMRKSVPCSECGYCMPCPEGVDIPRNLRLLNDIYRFMSTRGVRTEYHKIMGEAERASNCSGCGSCMPCPQMIDIPSELRRLHEKLG; encoded by the coding sequence ATGATCCGGAGGAAACTTGGATCAACAGATATAGAGGCATCTATTCTGGGTATAGGCGTTATGCGCTTTCCAGAGGTCAACGGCAGGCTTGATAGGCCTGCAGCAGATAGGATCATGGCCTTCGCCCTTGACAATGGTATAAACTACATTGACACCGGCTACACCTACCATGGTGGTGAAAGTGAGGTTTTCATAGGGGAATTCCTCTCAGAAAACTATTACCCTGATGTTTACGTTGCAACCAAACTCCCAACCTGGCTGGTGAGGAACAGGAGGGACATGGAGAGTTATATGGATGAGCAGATTGAAAGGCTCGGGGGCAAGCTGGATATCTACCTCCTACATAACCTTAAAATGGACTTCTGGCTGACCCTGAGGAACATGGGGGTGCTTGAATTCCTGGACTCCCTGCGAGATGATGGTATATATGTTGGTTTCTCATTCCATGACACTGCAGACGTCTTTTTTGATATATTCGAGGCCTACGACTGGGACCTTGTTCAGGTCCAGCACAACATAGTTGATGATGAACAGGCAAACCCCGCCACCATATCCCATGCAAGGTGTAAGGGCGCGGGCACCGTTATAATGGAGCCCCTCCGTGGAGGTTCACTCGTCAGGAACATCCCCCCCGAGGTTATGGAGATATATGAAATGGCAGAACCCCCTAGGAAACCTGTGGAGTGGTGCCTGAGGTACCTATGGGACATGGATGATGTTGATGTTGTTCTGAGTGGAATGAGCAGCATCTCCGAGGTGAGGGAGAACATCAGAATCGCCTCATCCACCGAGGAACTTACTGATGAGGATCATGCAATCTTAAGGGAGGTCAGAAGGGCATACCGTATGAGAAAGAGTGTCCCCTGCAGTGAGTGTGGCTACTGCATGCCCTGCCCTGAGGGCGTGGACATACCACGTAACCTCAGACTGCTGAACGACATATACCGGTTCATGAGCACCAGGGGTGTTCGGACAGAGTACCATAAGATCATGGGTGAGGCGGAGAGGGCCTCAAACTGTTCCGGTTGTGGCTCCTGCATGCCCTGCCCCCAGATGATTGATATACCCTCTGAACTCAGGAGGCTTCATGAAAAACTTGGATAG
- a CDS encoding DUF1284 domain-containing protein, translating to MKRLTSRRQKDGGCPDLTIRAHHLLCMRGFQGYGYSEEFTENLARIIHEIKGNPSASLMIVDFPDDICRACPFMDGVRCVRDEERIRSMDRRVLELLKLESGCMVNFHKIEDALLSLISSDRIMEICGKCSWMDVCLIHK from the coding sequence GTGAAGAGATTGACATCCAGAAGGCAGAAGGATGGAGGGTGCCCTGATTTAACCATCAGGGCCCACCACCTCCTATGCATGAGGGGCTTTCAGGGGTACGGCTACAGTGAGGAGTTCACAGAAAACCTTGCACGTATCATTCATGAGATAAAAGGTAACCCCTCAGCTTCCCTCATGATCGTTGATTTTCCAGATGACATATGCCGGGCCTGTCCCTTCATGGATGGTGTCCGGTGTGTCAGGGACGAAGAAAGGATCAGATCCATGGACAGGAGAGTCCTGGAACTTCTTAAACTGGAGAGCGGCTGCATGGTGAATTTCCATAAAATTGAAGATGCCCTGCTTTCTCTAATCAGTTCAGACAGAATCATGGAGATATGTGGGAAATGCTCCTGGATGGATGTATGCCTCATCCACAAGTAG
- a CDS encoding THUMP domain-containing protein, with amino-acid sequence MKGPENFNLVVTLRGQKGGTAGEELVGLEETEMALSRYEGELRVIESDFPNVLLFDLDMNPIEAVNIIKNSPTTVISKVVPVEAVVRTRLDSIIEKVIALVSEKVKAGETFRVICDLRGRRYIRSAGEIVEAVSEALMERFPIMESDEPDWIIQIEVVGDSTGVSVLRPHQVIKKE; translated from the coding sequence TTGAAGGGTCCTGAAAATTTTAACCTCGTTGTTACACTGCGTGGCCAGAAGGGTGGAACGGCAGGCGAGGAGTTAGTTGGTCTTGAAGAGACTGAAATGGCGCTATCCAGGTACGAAGGCGAACTCAGAGTCATTGAATCTGATTTTCCAAATGTTCTGTTGTTTGATCTTGATATGAATCCCATTGAAGCGGTTAATATTATCAAAAATTCTCCAACGACTGTCATATCAAAGGTTGTCCCTGTGGAGGCTGTTGTGAGGACAAGACTGGACAGTATCATCGAGAAGGTAATAGCGCTGGTATCAGAAAAGGTTAAGGCAGGTGAAACCTTCAGGGTGATCTGTGATCTGAGGGGTAGAAGGTACATCAGGTCAGCCGGAGAGATTGTTGAAGCTGTTTCAGAGGCTCTTATGGAACGTTTCCCCATCATGGAATCAGATGAACCTGACTGGATCATCCAGATTGAGGTGGTGGGTGATTCTACAGGTGTCAGTGTTCTCAGACCCCATCAGGTGATTAAGAAGGAATGA
- a CDS encoding chitobiase/beta-hexosaminidase C-terminal domain-containing protein produces MVLFVAAVLLGMGKAAAMPPTGHAGNCSSFNVSTVEDGVYYTINSGMPTNKSTRYTAPIVLNRTLNIKYMIVKNGTIKYGIIHHTLTGNITNRTYPQLIFNETPLIQLPNGTYYQLGNGNITPYTTPVALTGNTIIKYFKNSTNTTQMGIIKNTPARLVNKVKTSKVRVKKWYKKWYRRGGKWRYTWKYYWTYKQIKQNYQELQATA; encoded by the coding sequence ATGGTCCTATTTGTTGCCGCCGTCCTCCTGGGGATGGGTAAGGCAGCAGCAATGCCCCCTACGGGACATGCAGGAAATTGCAGTAGTTTTAATGTCAGTACTGTTGAAGACGGTGTCTACTACACCATCAACAGTGGGATGCCAACCAACAAGAGTACTAGGTACACGGCTCCGATCGTCCTGAACAGAACACTCAACATCAAATACATGATAGTGAAAAACGGCACCATAAAGTACGGTATAATACACCACACCCTCACAGGGAACATCACAAACAGGACATACCCCCAGCTCATATTCAACGAAACACCACTGATACAGCTACCCAACGGAACCTACTACCAGCTAGGAAACGGCAACATAACCCCATACACCACCCCGGTAGCTCTAACCGGAAACACAATCATAAAATACTTCAAAAACAGCACCAACACAACACAGATGGGCATAATAAAAAACACACCAGCAAGACTGGTAAACAAAGTCAAAACCTCAAAGGTCAGGGTCAAAAAATGGTACAAGAAATGGTACAGAAGAGGCGGTAAATGGAGATACACCTGGAAATACTACTGGAC